One part of the Mesorhizobium sp. M4B.F.Ca.ET.058.02.1.1 genome encodes these proteins:
- the tssH gene encoding type VI secretion system ATPase TssH, producing the protein MEQRRSSQSFKRKELVAKLDATGVRAFKAAADTAKLRGNPYVELVHFIQQLVLSERSDVQMIVADAGLDASRLTADMTRAIDKLPYGATSVEEFSDHIFHAIQEGWNLATLEFGVEEVRSSHILLACLKTPVLEGLVSKISAEFDRIDADGVISRFADVMEGSLEAGAAPATLATETPMKHGPGGDSALAKYATDLTQRAHDGKIDPVVGRDPEIRQIVDILMRRRQNNPILTGEAGVGKTAVVEGFALRIAQGDVPPTLQNVSVRMLDVGLMQAGASVKGEFEKRLKAVIDEVQASETPIILFIDEAHTLIGAGGAAGTGDAANLLKPALARGELRTIAATTWAEYKQHIEKDPALTRRFQVVKIDEPSEVVAVLMLRGVAGVLEQHHKVQILDEAIEAAVALSHRYIPARQLPDKAVSLLDTACARVAISQHATPAEVEDILRRRQALEVERGIIGREAAIGIEVADRQVRVDAGLAETEAALAAAQARWDREKALVAEILDLRARLRGEGVPLDPVDAEEAAGGEAAAATGADAPEKKAPGAKAPEVKAAETKTSKTKAAKTKAAKVEAPVAEVAASPPDSAADLARLRELMGELAAAQGETPLILPSVDRNAVAAVVQDWTGIPTGRMLSSQTEKALKLAATLAERVVGQDHAMEMIAKRVQTSRAGLGAPEKPVGVFLLCGPSGVGKTETALALAETLYGGEQNLISINMSEFQEAHTVSTLKGAPPGYVGYGKGGILTEAVRRKPYSVILLDEVEKAHPDVHEIFFQVFDKGMMDDSEGRRIDFKNTLILLTSNVGSEVIMDRTGNGTVRAGLDDLDTALRGPLLKVFPAAFLGRVVTIPYYPLSDAMIEAITRHQFAKIARRLRATSDAELVIGDGVMDLVKARCTEIESGGRMIDAILTNTLLPELSRGVLNRSLEGEKMTKVTVGASAEGFTYTFE; encoded by the coding sequence ATGGAACAGCGCCGGTCATCGCAGAGCTTCAAGCGCAAGGAACTGGTTGCCAAGCTCGATGCCACGGGGGTGCGCGCCTTCAAGGCCGCGGCCGACACGGCCAAGCTGCGCGGCAATCCCTATGTCGAACTCGTCCATTTCATTCAGCAACTGGTGCTGTCGGAGCGCTCGGATGTGCAGATGATCGTCGCCGATGCCGGGCTGGATGCCAGCCGGCTGACGGCGGACATGACCCGTGCCATCGACAAGCTGCCCTACGGCGCCACCTCGGTGGAGGAATTCTCCGACCACATCTTCCACGCCATCCAGGAAGGCTGGAACCTCGCGACGCTGGAGTTCGGCGTCGAGGAGGTGCGCAGCTCGCATATCCTGCTTGCCTGCCTGAAGACGCCGGTGCTGGAGGGCCTGGTTTCGAAGATCAGCGCCGAGTTCGACCGGATCGATGCGGACGGCGTCATTTCCCGCTTCGCCGATGTCATGGAAGGTTCGCTGGAGGCCGGCGCTGCCCCGGCCACCCTCGCCACGGAGACGCCGATGAAACACGGCCCCGGCGGGGATTCGGCGCTGGCGAAATATGCCACCGACCTGACGCAGCGCGCCCACGACGGCAAGATCGATCCGGTCGTCGGCCGCGATCCCGAAATCCGGCAGATCGTCGACATCCTGATGCGGCGCCGGCAAAACAACCCGATCCTCACCGGCGAGGCCGGGGTCGGCAAGACCGCCGTGGTCGAGGGTTTTGCGCTCCGCATTGCCCAGGGCGACGTGCCGCCAACGCTCCAGAATGTCAGCGTGCGCATGCTCGATGTCGGGCTGATGCAGGCGGGGGCAAGCGTCAAGGGCGAGTTCGAGAAGCGGCTGAAGGCGGTCATCGACGAGGTCCAAGCCTCCGAGACGCCGATCATCCTGTTCATCGACGAAGCGCACACGCTGATCGGCGCCGGGGGTGCCGCCGGAACCGGCGATGCCGCCAATCTCCTGAAGCCGGCGCTGGCACGCGGCGAGCTTCGCACCATCGCGGCGACGACCTGGGCCGAGTACAAGCAGCATATCGAGAAGGACCCGGCGCTGACCCGCCGCTTCCAGGTGGTCAAGATCGATGAGCCGTCGGAAGTCGTGGCCGTGCTGATGCTGCGCGGCGTCGCCGGCGTCCTGGAACAGCACCATAAGGTGCAGATTCTGGACGAGGCGATCGAGGCGGCGGTTGCCTTGTCGCATCGCTACATTCCGGCGCGGCAGCTGCCCGACAAGGCGGTCAGCCTTCTCGACACGGCCTGCGCCCGCGTCGCCATTTCGCAGCATGCGACGCCTGCCGAAGTCGAGGACATATTGCGCCGTCGCCAGGCGCTCGAGGTCGAGCGCGGCATCATCGGCCGCGAGGCGGCGATCGGCATCGAGGTGGCGGACCGGCAGGTCAGGGTCGATGCCGGCCTGGCCGAAACCGAAGCCGCTTTGGCCGCCGCCCAGGCCCGTTGGGACCGGGAAAAGGCGCTGGTGGCCGAAATCCTTGACCTGCGCGCACGACTGCGCGGCGAGGGCGTGCCGCTCGATCCGGTGGACGCCGAGGAAGCTGCCGGCGGCGAAGCGGCTGCCGCGACCGGAGCAGACGCACCGGAGAAGAAGGCACCCGGGGCCAAGGCGCCGGAGGTGAAAGCAGCGGAAACCAAGACCTCGAAGACGAAGGCCGCGAAAACGAAGGCAGCCAAGGTCGAGGCGCCCGTTGCCGAGGTCGCCGCTTCGCCACCGGATTCCGCCGCCGACCTGGCACGATTGCGCGAATTGATGGGGGAACTTGCCGCGGCCCAGGGCGAGACGCCGCTGATCCTGCCATCTGTCGACCGCAACGCCGTGGCCGCGGTGGTGCAGGACTGGACCGGCATCCCGACCGGACGGATGCTGTCCAGCCAGACCGAGAAGGCGCTCAAGCTCGCCGCCACGCTTGCCGAGCGCGTGGTCGGCCAGGATCACGCGATGGAGATGATCGCCAAACGCGTGCAGACCAGCCGCGCCGGGCTCGGCGCGCCGGAAAAGCCGGTGGGCGTGTTCCTGCTCTGCGGTCCTTCCGGCGTCGGCAAGACCGAGACCGCGCTGGCGCTGGCCGAAACGCTCTACGGCGGCGAGCAGAACCTCATCTCGATCAACATGTCCGAATTCCAGGAGGCACATACGGTCTCGACGCTCAAGGGCGCGCCGCCCGGTTATGTCGGCTACGGCAAGGGCGGTATCCTAACCGAGGCGGTGCGCAGAAAACCCTATTCGGTGATCCTGCTCGACGAGGTCGAGAAGGCGCATCCCGACGTGCACGAGATTTTCTTCCAGGTCTTCGACAAGGGCATGATGGACGACAGCGAAGGCCGGCGGATCGATTTCAAGAACACGCTGATCCTGCTCACATCCAATGTCGGCTCCGAGGTCATCATGGACCGCACCGGGAACGGCACGGTGCGAGCCGGGCTCGACGATCTCGACACCGCCTTGCGCGGCCCGTTGCTCAAGGTTTTCCCCGCGGCCTTCCTTGGCCGGGTGGTGACCATACCCTACTATCCGCTGTCGGATGCGATGATCGAGGCGATCACGCGCCACCAGTTCGCCAAGATCGCGCGCCGGCTGCGAGCCACAAGCGATGCCGAGCTGGTGATCGGCGACGGGGTCATGGATCTGGTCAAGGCGCGCTGCACCGAGATCGAATCCGGCGGGAGAATGATCGACGCCATCCTCACCAACACGCTGCTGCCGGAACTGAGCCGCGGCGTTCTGAACCGTTCGCTCGAAGGCGAAAAGATGACGAAAGTGACCGTCGGGGCTTCCGCGGAAGGGTTCACCTACACTTTCGAATGA
- a CDS encoding type I secretion system permease/ATPase has product MGSKSQIVNDALRACRRYFLVAAAFSLAINLLYLASPLYMLQIYDRVVTSGSQTTLVMLTLVLLVAFMALAGLDLVRAWILTRASARLDRLLSARILAASVETPSQGASQSQPIRDFDTFRQVITGSGIHALFDLPWSPIYIGIIFLLHPWLGFFALGSALLLIAMAVLNEYLVRAPLKQANDIATTNYNFTEMSLRNSEVVRAMGMIDGLIRRWGRDRNLALLRQAQASDRAALMTGLIRFLRLTMQSLILGLGAYLVIERQTTAGSMFAASLLLGRGLQPVEQIVGLWRSLILARAALARVRRLVDGDAKDERSFNLPKPSGKISVEQVSFAIPNLQKVLLRDVSFRLEAGEALGIVGPSGAGKSTLARHLAGVMQPSRGTVRLDGADMSHWGRDTLGDHIGYLPQDIELFADTVAANIGRFKTNVDQEVIEAARLAGVHDMIIRLPQGYETQIGEGGAVLSGGYRQRIALARAVFGTPNLIVLDEPSSNLDADGDRALSDCAIELKRRGSTVIIVSHRPSTLANVDKILLLRDGAVEAFGMRNEIVALLNQRQAPIAVATQ; this is encoded by the coding sequence ATCGGTAGCAAATCGCAGATCGTGAACGACGCGCTTCGGGCGTGCCGCCGCTATTTCCTGGTCGCGGCCGCCTTCAGCCTGGCGATCAATCTGCTCTATCTCGCCTCGCCCCTCTACATGCTGCAGATCTACGACCGTGTCGTCACCAGCGGCAGCCAGACCACACTGGTGATGCTGACGCTGGTGCTGCTGGTCGCCTTCATGGCGCTGGCCGGCCTCGACCTGGTGCGCGCCTGGATCCTGACGCGCGCCAGCGCGCGCCTCGATCGGCTGCTTTCGGCCAGGATCCTGGCCGCATCGGTCGAAACGCCGTCGCAGGGCGCCTCGCAGAGCCAGCCGATCCGCGACTTCGACACGTTCCGGCAGGTCATCACCGGCAGCGGTATCCACGCGCTGTTCGACCTGCCCTGGTCACCGATCTACATCGGCATCATCTTCCTGCTGCACCCCTGGTTGGGCTTCTTCGCGCTCGGCTCCGCGCTGCTGCTCATCGCCATGGCGGTGCTAAACGAATATCTGGTGCGCGCGCCGCTGAAGCAGGCCAACGACATCGCGACGACCAACTACAATTTCACCGAGATGAGCCTCAGGAATTCGGAGGTCGTTCGTGCCATGGGCATGATCGACGGCCTCATCCGCCGCTGGGGCCGCGACCGCAACCTAGCGCTCTTGCGCCAGGCGCAAGCGAGCGACCGCGCCGCGCTGATGACGGGGCTAATCCGCTTCCTGCGCCTGACCATGCAGTCGCTCATCCTCGGCCTCGGCGCCTATCTGGTGATCGAACGGCAGACCACAGCCGGCTCGATGTTCGCGGCCAGCCTCCTGCTCGGTCGCGGCCTGCAGCCGGTCGAGCAGATCGTCGGCCTTTGGCGCAGCCTGATCCTGGCGCGCGCGGCACTTGCGCGAGTGCGCAGGCTGGTCGACGGCGACGCGAAGGACGAACGCTCGTTCAACCTGCCGAAACCCTCCGGCAAGATCTCGGTCGAGCAGGTGAGTTTTGCCATTCCGAACCTGCAGAAAGTACTGCTGCGGGATGTCTCCTTCCGGCTCGAGGCGGGCGAGGCCCTCGGCATCGTCGGCCCTTCCGGCGCCGGCAAGTCGACGCTAGCCAGGCACCTCGCCGGCGTCATGCAGCCGAGCCGCGGTACCGTCAGGCTGGATGGGGCCGACATGTCGCATTGGGGGCGCGATACGCTGGGCGACCATATCGGCTACCTGCCGCAGGACATCGAGCTCTTCGCCGACACCGTCGCCGCCAACATCGGCCGCTTCAAGACCAATGTCGACCAGGAGGTGATCGAGGCCGCGCGGCTCGCCGGCGTACACGACATGATCATCCGCCTGCCGCAGGGCTACGAGACGCAGATCGGCGAAGGCGGCGCGGTGCTGTCGGGCGGTTATCGCCAGCGCATCGCCCTTGCCCGGGCGGTGTTCGGCACCCCGAACCTGATCGTCCTCGACGAGCCGAGTTCCAACCTCGACGCCGACGGCGACCGCGCGCTCAGCGACTGCGCGATCGAGCTCAAGCGCCGTGGCAGCACCGTCATCATCGTCTCGCACCGGCCCTCGACGCTCGCCAATGTCGACAAGATCCTTTTGCTGCGCGATGGCGCGGTCGAAGCCTTCGGCATGCGGAACGAAATCGTGGCGCTGCTCAACCAGCGCCAGGCTCCGATCGCCGTGGCAACCCAATGA
- a CDS encoding aldehyde dehydrogenase family protein gives MTASAKDLSLRVPIDGRHRKMLIDGKWRDAASGRTFETRNPATGAVIGTVPRSGAGDIDLAVAAARRAFEGPWSRFKPYERQLLLLKIADLMERHWEEIALSDTTDMGMPITRTLANRTRVLGMLRFYAGMATSIHGQTVGNSLPGEIVSYTRKEPVGVVGAIIPWNAPAAASIWKIGPALATGCTIVLKPSEEAPLTPLLIAEIMLEAGLPEGVVNVVTGTGAEAGAPLASHMDVDKVVFTGSTATGQSILRASASNMKRVSLELGGKSPVIVCADADIERAVPVAAMSVFANSGQICIAGSRLFVEQPIYEEFVERVAAHAAKLRIGDGADPATEIGPLISPRQLERVTGFIADGVRQGARLLTGGARVTEGALALGNFITPGVFAGVTDDMRIAKEEIFGPVISALPFDTLDEAVRRGNDTPYGLAAGVFTHDIGKAHRLANRLRAGSVWVNTYHAIDPAVPFGGYKMSGYGREGGTEHLDEYLNTKGVWIRTD, from the coding sequence ATGACGGCATCGGCGAAAGATCTATCCTTGCGCGTTCCCATCGACGGACGGCACCGCAAGATGCTGATCGATGGAAAGTGGCGCGACGCGGCGAGCGGCCGCACCTTCGAGACGCGCAACCCCGCCACGGGGGCGGTGATCGGCACCGTGCCGCGATCCGGTGCCGGGGACATCGACCTCGCCGTCGCCGCCGCGCGCCGTGCCTTCGAAGGACCGTGGAGCCGGTTCAAGCCGTATGAGCGCCAGCTCCTGCTCCTCAAGATCGCCGATCTGATGGAGCGGCATTGGGAAGAGATCGCGCTTTCCGATACGACGGATATGGGCATGCCGATCACGCGCACGCTGGCCAACAGGACCCGCGTGCTCGGCATGTTGCGCTTCTATGCCGGCATGGCCACCTCCATTCACGGGCAGACGGTCGGCAACTCGCTGCCCGGCGAGATCGTGTCCTACACCCGCAAGGAACCGGTCGGCGTCGTTGGCGCGATCATTCCCTGGAACGCGCCTGCCGCCGCCTCGATCTGGAAAATCGGCCCGGCGCTCGCCACCGGCTGCACCATCGTGCTGAAGCCCTCGGAAGAGGCGCCGCTGACGCCGCTGCTGATCGCCGAGATCATGCTGGAAGCGGGCCTGCCGGAGGGCGTTGTCAACGTCGTCACCGGCACCGGCGCCGAGGCCGGCGCGCCGCTGGCCTCGCATATGGATGTCGATAAGGTGGTCTTCACCGGCTCCACCGCGACTGGCCAAAGCATCCTGCGCGCCTCGGCCTCCAACATGAAGCGCGTTTCGCTGGAGCTTGGCGGCAAGTCGCCGGTGATCGTCTGCGCCGACGCCGACATCGAGCGCGCCGTGCCGGTGGCGGCGATGTCGGTCTTCGCCAATTCCGGCCAGATCTGCATCGCCGGCTCGCGGCTCTTCGTCGAGCAGCCGATCTATGAGGAGTTCGTCGAGCGGGTCGCCGCCCATGCGGCAAAGCTCAGGATCGGCGACGGCGCCGATCCGGCAACCGAGATCGGGCCGCTGATCTCTCCCCGTCAGCTCGAGCGCGTCACCGGCTTCATCGCGGACGGCGTGCGGCAGGGCGCCAGGCTGTTGACCGGCGGCGCGCGCGTCACCGAGGGTGCGCTTGCCTTGGGCAATTTCATCACGCCGGGCGTGTTCGCCGGCGTGACCGACGACATGCGCATCGCCAAAGAGGAGATTTTCGGCCCGGTCATCTCGGCGCTGCCGTTCGACACGTTGGATGAGGCGGTGCGGCGGGGCAACGACACGCCCTATGGGCTCGCCGCCGGCGTGTTCACGCACGATATCGGCAAGGCGCACCGGCTGGCCAATCGGCTCCGCGCCGGATCAGTCTGGGTCAACACCTATCACGCGATCGACCCGGCGGTGCCGTTCGGCGGCTACAAGATGAGCGGCTACGGACGCGAAGGCGGCACCGAGCACCTCGATGAGTATCTGAACACCAAGGGCGTCTGGATCAGGACCGACTGA
- a CDS encoding HlyD family type I secretion periplasmic adaptor subunit, which yields MSDSALTYRSLPGEAGIPAPDSIRMPALIGLLIILAFFGVFGGWAAFAPLNGAVLAEAVVKVEGNRKSLQHFDGGTIKEIRVKDGDIVQKGQVLLLLDDTRLRSEFNLYAQQYALLRATDARIRAELDGSQEVAFPKDIAGEHQAYLQDAMANQVADLESQRASMAGARQILEKRIAELDEQIEGKQARVDSYRAQLRSTVDEKASLGKLLKAGLTTRPRILELDRSASDLQGLIDENLGAIAGSRQTKAELESQIAQLSNERRAKLSAMMIETQSNLADLVPKMFAAQAAMDRAEVRAPYDGQVMDLSVFSIGAIVAPGQTILDIVPTQNSLIVQAQVRVEDISSLRSDMTAEVRFTSYKQRSIPIIHGHVTRISADRITDSKTGLPYYVADIAVDPAELAAAPQISLYPGMPASVMIVTEERTALDYILGPLVTSFHTAFRQK from the coding sequence TTGAGCGACAGCGCCCTCACTTACCGCAGCCTGCCCGGCGAAGCCGGCATCCCGGCCCCGGACTCGATCCGGATGCCGGCCCTGATCGGCCTGTTGATCATACTCGCCTTCTTCGGCGTCTTCGGCGGCTGGGCCGCCTTCGCCCCGCTGAACGGCGCCGTGCTCGCCGAGGCGGTCGTCAAGGTGGAGGGCAACCGCAAGAGCCTCCAGCATTTCGATGGCGGGACGATAAAGGAGATCCGCGTCAAGGACGGTGATATCGTCCAGAAGGGCCAGGTCCTGCTGCTGCTGGACGACACCAGGCTGCGCTCCGAGTTCAATCTCTACGCCCAGCAGTACGCCCTGCTGCGTGCCACCGATGCCAGGATCCGGGCCGAGCTCGACGGCAGCCAGGAAGTTGCCTTCCCGAAGGATATCGCGGGCGAGCACCAGGCCTATCTCCAGGACGCGATGGCCAACCAGGTCGCCGATCTCGAAAGCCAGCGCGCCTCGATGGCCGGCGCCAGGCAGATCCTCGAGAAGCGGATCGCCGAGCTCGACGAGCAGATCGAGGGCAAGCAGGCGCGCGTCGATTCCTATCGCGCCCAGTTGCGATCGACCGTCGACGAGAAGGCGAGCCTCGGCAAGCTGCTCAAGGCCGGACTGACGACCCGCCCGCGCATCCTGGAGCTCGACCGATCCGCCTCGGACCTGCAGGGCCTGATCGACGAGAACCTGGGCGCCATTGCCGGCAGCCGGCAGACCAAGGCCGAGCTCGAGAGCCAGATCGCGCAACTGTCCAACGAACGCCGGGCCAAGCTTTCGGCGATGATGATCGAGACGCAGTCCAACCTGGCCGATCTCGTGCCCAAGATGTTCGCGGCCCAGGCCGCCATGGACCGTGCCGAGGTGCGCGCGCCCTATGACGGCCAGGTGATGGACCTCAGCGTCTTTTCGATCGGAGCGATCGTCGCGCCGGGCCAGACCATCCTCGATATCGTGCCGACGCAGAATTCGCTGATCGTCCAGGCGCAGGTCCGCGTCGAGGACATATCGAGCCTCAGGTCCGACATGACGGCCGAAGTCCGCTTCACCTCCTACAAGCAGCGCTCGATACCGATCATCCATGGACACGTCACCCGCATTTCGGCTGACCGTATTACCGACAGCAAGACAGGCCTTCCCTACTATGTCGCCGACATTGCGGTCGATCCGGCCGAACTGGCCGCCGCCCCTCAGATATCGCTCTATCCAGGCATGCCGGCCTCGGTGATGATCGTCACCGAGGAGCGCACGGCGCTCGATTACATATTGGGGCCGCTGGTGACATCGTTCCACACCGCCTTCCGGCAGAAATAG